One region of Sphingomonas kaistensis genomic DNA includes:
- a CDS encoding DUF3597 domain-containing protein, protein MSIFGKIKDAIFGKKSAPAPAPSPTSGGTLQPPPSSGAATTSPTSQTSQPQPQSQVDVEQVLTGIASSKGNPDLNWRTSIVDLMKLLDMDSSLANRKELATELGYTGEKDGSAEMNLWLHKEVMRQLAAHGGKVPANLTD, encoded by the coding sequence ATGAGCATTTTCGGTAAGATCAAGGACGCGATTTTCGGCAAGAAGTCGGCGCCAGCGCCGGCACCGTCACCTACCAGCGGCGGAACGCTACAGCCGCCTCCTAGCTCAGGCGCGGCTACAACTTCTCCCACAAGCCAGACCAGCCAACCCCAACCCCAAAGCCAAGTTGACGTTGAGCAGGTCCTGACCGGAATCGCATCGTCGAAGGGCAACCCCGATCTGAATTGGCGGACGTCAATCGTCGACCTGATGAAGCTACTCGACATGGACTCCAGCCTTGCAAATCGGAAGGAGCTCGCAACCGAACTCGGCTACACGGGTGAGAAGGACGGCAGTGCCGAGATGAACCTGTGGCTCCACAAGGAAGTGATGCGGCAGCTGGCCGCTCATGGCGGCAAGGTGCCCGCCAATCTCACCGACTGA
- a CDS encoding DUF937 domain-containing protein → MDVNQMLQQTGAVEALSRELGVDASTAQAGAAALLPSILSGFQNPVAASAAPAASQAPSALGGLGGLFGTIGGLGGGALLDNVTSTQPTEVNKGNEILGQLFGSKDGSRAVAASAAAQSGVEPSLLKKMLPVLAMVAAGYVMKQASQGGGGLGGALGSVLGGQASGAGSSASSQNAQGGGSADILGSLIGAAGKFLGR, encoded by the coding sequence TTGGACGTCAATCAGATGCTACAGCAGACTGGCGCTGTGGAAGCCCTCTCGCGTGAACTCGGCGTCGACGCGTCGACCGCTCAGGCAGGCGCCGCCGCACTCTTGCCGTCGATCCTCTCCGGATTCCAAAACCCAGTAGCAGCAAGCGCCGCCCCAGCTGCTTCTCAAGCACCCTCGGCACTTGGTGGATTGGGAGGGCTGTTCGGAACGATCGGTGGATTGGGCGGGGGCGCGCTCCTCGACAACGTCACTTCGACACAGCCCACCGAGGTGAACAAGGGCAACGAGATCCTTGGACAGCTGTTCGGGTCGAAGGACGGTAGCCGGGCCGTGGCGGCAAGCGCCGCGGCTCAATCGGGCGTGGAACCGTCATTGTTGAAGAAGATGCTGCCCGTTCTTGCCATGGTCGCTGCTGGCTATGTCATGAAACAGGCGAGCCAGGGCGGAGGTGGATTGGGCGGAGCACTTGGGAGTGTCCTGGGTGGTCAGGCTTCTGGCGCCGGGAGTTCGGCATCGTCGCAGAACGCACAGGGTGGCGGGTCGGCCGACATTCTTGGCAGTCTGATTGGAGCCGCCGGCAAGTTCTTGGGACGGTGA
- a CDS encoding dodecin family protein, producing MAVAKTLEIISSSTESIEAAVREGIAKAGETIHDIQEAWVQSTKALVNDNKVVEWRVTLKITFIVK from the coding sequence ATGGCCGTAGCCAAGACTCTCGAGATTATTTCAAGCTCTACCGAGAGCATCGAAGCAGCCGTGCGCGAAGGCATCGCCAAGGCCGGCGAGACTATCCACGACATTCAGGAGGCTTGGGTGCAGAGCACCAAAGCCTTGGTAAACGACAACAAGGTTGTCGAATGGCGAGTGACCCTGAAGATCACTTTCATCGTCAAATAG